One genomic region from Haloterrigena gelatinilytica encodes:
- a CDS encoding site-2 protease family protein: MDDADVPRVGPSIDDDPSLGDGPPLERIESVFRVYEMRAEDDQLVYYGDPRTHPERAMEELWPVFREAGYDPQLTIRHGEYVLVAEPISIGIDGIPWTNILLLCATICSTLFVGAFWWYPGIDPFGSPIEILGAWPFSAAVLTVLGVHELGHYVMSRYHQVDASLPYFIPIPTIIGTMGAVIKLKGRMPNRKALFDIGIAGPLAGLVATVAIAVVGLHLPPVTIPEPVVQQAEEGGFRLGIPPMLELIAAAIDQPLYGDDPTRNVNPVVIGAWVGMFVTFLNLIPVGQLDGGHILRAMIGDLHETVSALVPGALFALAGYLYYIGGYGLQTVFIWILWGFLATLLASAGGAQPVTDGRLGTWRQLLGVVTFGLGLLCFMPVPLEVIQ, from the coding sequence ATGGACGACGCCGATGTCCCCCGGGTCGGTCCGTCGATCGACGACGACCCCTCGCTCGGGGACGGCCCGCCGCTCGAGCGTATCGAGTCGGTCTTTCGGGTCTACGAGATGCGGGCCGAGGACGATCAGCTGGTGTACTACGGCGATCCGCGTACACATCCGGAACGGGCGATGGAGGAGCTGTGGCCGGTGTTTCGCGAAGCGGGGTACGACCCGCAGTTGACGATTCGCCACGGCGAGTACGTCCTCGTCGCCGAGCCGATCAGCATCGGGATCGACGGCATCCCGTGGACGAACATCCTGCTGCTGTGTGCGACGATCTGTTCGACGCTGTTCGTCGGCGCGTTCTGGTGGTATCCGGGGATCGATCCGTTCGGGAGTCCGATCGAGATCCTCGGCGCGTGGCCGTTTTCGGCCGCGGTGTTGACGGTGCTCGGCGTCCACGAGCTGGGCCACTACGTGATGAGCCGCTACCACCAGGTCGACGCCTCCCTGCCGTACTTCATCCCCATCCCGACGATCATCGGGACGATGGGAGCGGTGATCAAGCTGAAGGGGCGGATGCCGAACCGAAAGGCCCTGTTCGACATCGGCATCGCCGGTCCGCTGGCGGGACTCGTCGCGACGGTCGCTATCGCCGTCGTCGGACTCCACCTGCCGCCGGTGACGATCCCCGAACCGGTCGTGCAGCAGGCCGAAGAGGGCGGCTTCCGACTCGGGATCCCGCCGATGCTCGAACTGATCGCGGCGGCGATCGATCAGCCGCTGTACGGCGACGATCCGACGCGCAACGTCAACCCGGTCGTCATCGGCGCCTGGGTCGGCATGTTCGTCACCTTCCTCAACCTGATCCCCGTCGGCCAGCTCGACGGCGGCCACATCCTGCGGGCGATGATCGGCGACCTCCACGAGACGGTCAGCGCGCTCGTCCCCGGCGCGCTGTTCGCCCTCGCCGGCTACCTGTACTACATCGGCGGCTACGGGCTACAGACGGTCTTCATCTGGATCCTCTGGGGGTTCCTGGCCACGCTCCTCGCGTCGGCGGGCGGAGCGCAGCCGGTCACCGACGGCCGGCTCGGTACCTGGCGGCAGCTACTGGGTGTCGTCACCTTCGGGCTCGGACTGCTCTGTTTCATGCCGGTCCCGCTCGAGGTCATCCAATAG
- a CDS encoding molybdopterin synthase, with product MHVLGICDRGADRDAVERVCDRLVDRLEREGRVGVVRYDATIADGTAVHDSTTVGGDVSYELGADGDWAASGTGLGVGDALDRLASDCAYAVVVGVEDLRHPTVVVGTDEADEEGVVAAVEQSGDLDPDAVAAELESREPHETLHSLVDRVKRSPKADQAGAIATFTGRVRAKDDADDARTQYLEFEKYEGVADERMAALETDLEARDGVLEVELYHRTGVVEDGEDIVFVVVLAGHREEAFRTVEDGINRLKDEVPLFKKEVTVEDEFWVHERS from the coding sequence ATGCACGTACTCGGCATCTGCGACCGCGGCGCGGACCGCGACGCCGTCGAGCGGGTCTGCGATCGCCTCGTCGATCGCCTCGAGCGGGAGGGACGCGTCGGCGTGGTCAGATACGACGCGACGATCGCGGACGGGACGGCCGTCCACGACTCGACGACGGTCGGCGGCGACGTCAGCTACGAGCTCGGCGCCGACGGCGACTGGGCCGCGTCCGGGACGGGACTGGGCGTCGGCGACGCCCTCGATCGGCTGGCGTCCGACTGCGCGTACGCCGTCGTCGTCGGCGTCGAAGACCTCCGCCATCCGACGGTCGTCGTCGGGACGGACGAGGCGGACGAGGAAGGCGTCGTCGCGGCCGTCGAACAGTCCGGCGACCTCGATCCCGACGCCGTCGCGGCCGAACTCGAGTCGCGCGAGCCCCACGAAACCCTCCACTCGCTGGTCGATCGCGTCAAGCGGTCGCCGAAGGCCGATCAAGCGGGGGCGATCGCGACGTTCACCGGCCGCGTCCGCGCGAAAGACGACGCCGACGACGCGCGCACCCAGTACCTCGAGTTCGAGAAGTACGAGGGCGTCGCCGACGAGCGGATGGCCGCCCTCGAGACGGACCTCGAGGCCCGCGACGGCGTTCTCGAGGTCGAACTCTACCACCGAACGGGTGTCGTCGAGGACGGCGAGGACATCGTTTTCGTCGTCGTCCTCGCCGGACACCGCGAAGAGGCGTTTCGAACCGTCGAAGACGGGATCAACCGGTTGAAAGACGAGGTGCCGCTGTTCAAGAAAGAAGTAACAGTCGAGGACGAATTCTGGGTTCACGAACGAAGTTAG
- a CDS encoding DUF7123 family protein: MSMSTTAQPSTDSKERRLKRYLRDRAEDGELYFKGKFIADDVGMSPKEIGALMVKLSESATDLEIEKWSYTSATTWRVEPA, encoded by the coding sequence ATGTCGATGAGCACGACAGCCCAACCCTCCACGGACAGCAAGGAACGACGCCTGAAACGCTACCTCCGCGACCGCGCCGAAGACGGAGAGCTCTACTTCAAGGGTAAGTTCATTGCTGACGACGTCGGGATGTCTCCCAAGGAGATCGGCGCGCTAATGGTCAAACTCTCGGAGTCGGCCACCGACCTCGAGATCGAGAAGTGGTCGTACACGAGCGCGACCACCTGGCGCGTCGAACCGGCCTGA
- a CDS encoding CapA family protein: MTRRIGFTGDVMLGRLVDDRQRRRSVDAVWGNVRERLRDLDALVINLECVLSTRGSEWRRTHRPFHFRADPDWAVPALERAGVDVCALANNHVLDYEEVALRDTLEHLDEAGIARTGAGETIDEALDPAVVTVDGDEGDETDGLELAVVSFTDNTPEYAADEESPGTAWIDVSESRRDSSSRIQSDDTVDDERTRERVREALSRAHETDPDLLVASLHWGPNMVTEPPDSFRAFGRWLVEEGVDVIHGHSAHVFQGIEVHDGAPIVYDAGDFVDDYAVDDELRNDRGFLFELAVTEDGTPTELRLRPTEIDGCVVHEASPDAAAWARDRMRELSAPFGTAFDRDGEALVLALES, translated from the coding sequence ATGACTCGGCGAATCGGCTTCACCGGCGACGTCATGCTCGGGCGACTGGTCGACGACCGCCAGCGCCGACGGTCGGTCGACGCGGTCTGGGGGAACGTCCGCGAGCGCCTCCGGGATCTCGACGCGCTCGTGATCAACCTCGAGTGCGTGCTCTCGACGCGCGGGAGCGAGTGGCGGCGGACCCACCGACCGTTTCACTTCCGCGCGGACCCCGACTGGGCGGTCCCGGCCCTCGAGCGCGCCGGCGTCGACGTCTGCGCGCTCGCGAACAACCACGTGCTCGACTACGAGGAGGTGGCGCTGCGGGACACCCTCGAGCATCTGGACGAGGCCGGGATCGCGCGAACCGGTGCGGGGGAGACGATCGACGAGGCGCTCGATCCGGCGGTCGTGACCGTCGACGGCGACGAGGGCGACGAAACCGACGGCCTCGAGCTGGCCGTCGTGTCGTTCACCGACAACACGCCCGAGTACGCGGCCGACGAGGAGTCGCCCGGAACCGCGTGGATCGACGTCAGCGAGTCTCGACGCGACTCGAGCAGTCGGATACAGTCCGACGATACCGTCGACGACGAGAGAACGCGCGAACGGGTCCGCGAGGCGCTCTCCCGCGCCCACGAAACGGATCCCGACCTGCTGGTCGCCTCGCTGCACTGGGGGCCGAACATGGTCACCGAGCCGCCCGACTCGTTCCGGGCGTTCGGCCGCTGGCTGGTCGAGGAGGGCGTCGACGTGATCCACGGCCACAGCGCCCACGTCTTCCAGGGGATCGAGGTCCACGACGGTGCGCCGATCGTCTACGACGCAGGCGATTTCGTCGACGACTACGCGGTCGACGACGAGTTGCGCAACGACCGCGGGTTCCTGTTCGAACTCGCGGTGACCGAAGACGGGACGCCGACCGAACTGCGGCTTCGTCCGACCGAGATCGACGGCTGTGTCGTCCACGAGGCGAGCCCCGACGCCGCCGCGTGGGCTCGCGACCGGATGCGCGAGCTGTCGGCCCCCTTCGGAACCGCGTTCGATCGCGACGGCGAGGCGCTGGTGTTGGCGCTCGAGTCGTAG